Proteins from a genomic interval of Rosa chinensis cultivar Old Blush chromosome 2, RchiOBHm-V2, whole genome shotgun sequence:
- the LOC112188231 gene encoding protein BPS1, chloroplastic, translated as MSRPQVPHRPFFHFGNPFQMISLKGSQMTPNLSALLNTFEETLAGRLRKLNPKDNNDVLSLSWMKLAMESLCGTRNDIKTLIAEIDLPVSAWDEKWIDVYLDISVKLLDICIVFSSEIARLNQGHLFLQFVLHNLNSTSSKQFIRARSSVDDWKNHIASKNPRFENCSTIWDKLVESLDLPKVKNSAKGKLLMRAMYGVKVLTVSVCSVFATAFSGSASKLLDLNVAETYMWAQAFNDLQSNVNGEIRNVLSSGRVTVLKELEAVDGIVKHLYPMIQDDVALAEEEAFKNSTSDLERKAQNLSQGLDLLTKEVDGFFQILLTGCKALLSKLRSGGAVSDQMMMGNVEGQVVR; from the coding sequence ATGAGTCGTCCACAGGTCCCGCATCGACCTTTCTTCCATTTTGGAAATCCTTTCCAGATGATTTCGCTGAAGGGTTCTCAAATGACTCCGAACCTTTCTGCACTGCTGAACACTTTTGAGGAAACATTGGCTGGGAGGTTGAGAAAGCTCAACCCAAAAGATAACAATGATGTCCTTAGCTTGTCATGGATGAAATTGGCAATGGAGTCGCTTTGTGGAACTCGTAATGACATAAAAACTCTCATAGCTGAGATTGATCTTCCCGTGAGTGCTTGGGATGAGAAGTGGATTGATGTGTACTTGGACATCAGTGTAAAGTTGCTCGATATATGCATTGTCTTCAGCTCTGAGATCGCACGCTTAAACCAGGGGCATTTGTTTCTTCAGTTTGTGTTGCATAATTTGAATTCAACCTCTTCGAAGCAATTTATTCGTGCCCGTTCTTCAGTTGATGACTGGAAGAATCATATTGCTTCAAAGAACCCCAGGTTTGAGAACTGTAGCACCATTTGGGACAAGCTTGTGGAATCACTGGATCTACCAAAGGTTAAGAACTCAGCAAAAGGGAAACTTTTAATGCGTGCTATGTATGGAGTGAAGGTGTTGACAGTATCTGTTTGTAGTGTCTTTGCCACAGCCTTTTCTGGTTCTGCAAGCAAGTTGTTAGATTTGAATGTTGCCGAGACATATATGTGGGCACAAGCATTTAATGACTTACAGAGTAATGTAAATGGGGAAATTAGAAATGTACTTTCTAGTGGTAGAGTTACGGTACTGAAAGAGCTGGAAGCAGTTGATGGTATTGTGAAGCACTTGTATCCTATGATCCAAGATGATGTGGCCCtcgcagaagaagaagcattcAAGAATTCTACTTCAGATTTAGAAAGGAAGGCACAGAATCTTTCCCAAGGACTTGATCTTCTGACCAAGGAAGTGGATGGGTTTTTCCAAATCCTTTTGACTGGATGCAAAGCCTTGCTTTCTAAGCTGAGATCAGGTGGAGCAGTCTCTGACCAGATGATGATGGGAAATGTAGAAGGGCAGGTTGTGAGGTGA